A part of Gemmatimonas groenlandica genomic DNA contains:
- a CDS encoding M48 family metallopeptidase, translated as MRENTRRNNKLAIIGLAAAFGLAACVPATQEEVAMGNDYAQQVERELPMIRDPDVVRYLNVLGDSIARVSDDRSLTWRFNVVDQGEINAFAVPGGHIYVYRGLIEKTTNMSELAGVLGHEIAHVTQRHSMQQMAKAQRANIGLTGLCLFVPSACQGVAGAAVQVGAQAGFAKFSRDDEASADKFGVTYVTRAGIDPRGMPSMFRILIAERQRNPSGVDAFFASHPIEESRVANTEAEIQKINPVVLKSLTRDTRAFQTFKTRLAGLPRTPAKR; from the coding sequence ATGCGTGAGAATACACGACGGAACAACAAGTTGGCGATCATCGGCCTCGCGGCCGCATTCGGGCTAGCGGCCTGTGTGCCCGCCACCCAGGAAGAGGTGGCGATGGGCAACGACTACGCGCAGCAGGTCGAGCGCGAGTTGCCCATGATCCGCGACCCCGATGTCGTACGCTACCTCAACGTGCTGGGCGACTCCATAGCGCGCGTCTCCGACGACCGAAGCCTGACGTGGCGCTTCAACGTGGTCGACCAAGGGGAGATCAACGCCTTCGCTGTGCCCGGCGGCCATATCTACGTGTATCGCGGTCTCATCGAGAAGACCACCAACATGTCCGAGCTGGCCGGCGTGCTCGGACACGAGATCGCGCACGTCACGCAACGCCACAGCATGCAGCAGATGGCGAAGGCGCAGCGCGCCAACATCGGCCTGACGGGCTTATGCCTGTTTGTGCCCTCGGCCTGTCAGGGCGTGGCTGGAGCCGCCGTGCAAGTCGGCGCGCAGGCCGGCTTCGCCAAGTTCAGTCGTGATGACGAAGCGTCGGCCGACAAGTTCGGCGTGACGTACGTAACGCGCGCCGGTATCGACCCGCGTGGCATGCCGAGCATGTTCCGCATCTTGATTGCCGAACGCCAGCGCAACCCGAGTGGCGTCGATGCCTTCTTCGCGTCCCACCCGATCGAAGAAAGCCGCGTGGCCAACACCGAAGCCGAGATCCAGAAGATCAATCCGGTGGTGCTCAAGTCGCTCACCCGCGACACTCGCGCCTTTCAGACCTTCAAGACGCGCCTCGCAGGATTGCCGCGTACCCCCGCCAAACGGTAA
- a CDS encoding TrmH family RNA methyltransferase: MKLLSLARDLQRRKARERQHRFVAEGVRTVEALLASGLPVDGMLVTAALREQARGRALMEAAEGRGIAVADVSDAELESAADTDTPQGVLAVAPIPERSLRAPEGAASRFLVLDALQDPGNVGTVIRTAAALGVTATVALPGTVDLWNAKVVRSTMGALFVHPALPMSWEAFADFAATHAVPVWAADTDGVPLDQVTTASLPAHLALVVSNEGAGLSAQLSAAVTSRVAIRMAPGIESLNVAVATGILLHALRVE; this comes from the coding sequence GTGAAGCTACTGAGTCTGGCTCGTGACCTGCAGCGCCGCAAAGCGCGTGAGCGGCAGCACCGATTCGTCGCCGAAGGCGTGCGTACGGTCGAGGCGTTGCTGGCCTCGGGGCTGCCGGTGGACGGGATGCTGGTGACGGCCGCCCTCCGTGAGCAGGCGCGCGGGCGGGCGCTGATGGAGGCCGCCGAAGGCCGCGGAATCGCCGTGGCCGACGTGAGCGACGCGGAACTGGAGAGCGCGGCGGACACCGACACCCCGCAAGGCGTTCTGGCGGTAGCGCCCATCCCTGAGCGGTCATTGCGGGCCCCGGAGGGTGCCGCCAGTCGATTTCTGGTGCTGGATGCTCTCCAGGACCCAGGCAACGTGGGCACGGTCATCAGAACGGCGGCGGCGCTGGGCGTGACGGCGACCGTGGCTTTGCCGGGAACCGTTGACCTCTGGAACGCTAAAGTCGTCCGTAGCACGATGGGCGCACTCTTCGTGCATCCGGCGCTACCGATGTCGTGGGAGGCGTTCGCGGACTTTGCCGCGACGCACGCTGTGCCCGTGTGGGCGGCGGACACCGATGGTGTTCCTCTCGATCAGGTCACGACGGCCTCACTGCCGGCGCATCTGGCGCTGGTGGTCAGCAACGAAGGGGCCGGATTGTCGGCACAGCTCTCTGCGGCGGTCACGTCGCGGGTGGCGATCCGGATGGCGCCCGGTATCGAATCGCTGAACGTGGCGGTGGCAACGGGGATCCTGTTGCACGCGCTCCGCGTCGAGTAA